CGGGCAACGCAAGTGGGCGCCGGATAACACCGCAAGCAGTGATATCCGGCAACTCGGTCTGGCTGCCGACCAGATGACGGTTCAACAGAAAACCGCGGTCGAATCGAAGCTCGCGGAAGAACTCAGGCGCAAGCCCGCAAATCCACTCGATGCGCGGCTACTTCAGGATGTTGTGCACTATGTGCTTCAGTCCGGATCCAGCGGTTCGCCCGATCGATATCTCGCGCAAAAGGCGTTCGACGGACTTGCACTGCCTTCGCTGAAGCTTCGGGAAACGGGTGAAGCGGAGCCGAACTCGCGTACGTTCAATAGCACTTTGCCGTCGTTCGCTGAAAGCACGTATGACTACGGTCCGCTCGGGAGAACCTTGTTGTGGCAAGGCGCGTGTCAGCTGTTCAGCGGTCCGGCGCGCGACGAACGCAGCCGCCGGCTGGAGAAGGTCATATTCAGCTTTCCCAACCCGCCCGAGCCGGGCAAGCCGAAACTCGAAGGTCCGATGGACTTCATCACGGCAGTCGATGCGTTAAACGTGTACGAGCCGGTAGACGTTAATTCACTGCGTGATCAACAGAATGGCCGTCAGCCCACCTAGTGTGCGCTTCAGCTTAACAGGCAGGCATATCGATGCCGGTCGCGTCTTGCACGCGGCGCTCGCTCATTGCTCAAGCGGCCTGCGCTCCATCTGCGCATCGAGCGTCTGCGAATCGGCCCGCGCATCGCGCGACGCATAGGCAGCATCGCGATACTTCGCCGACAGCACACCCCAGCGACGCGCCCATAGCGACGTGACGATCGGCGTCAGCAGCGCGGTCACGACAACCGAGGTCGCAACCAGGGCCGTCGCGGCCGGCGCAACCGCCGCATAACGCGGCTCGATACCCGCGATGATCTGCGGCACCGCGACCGCGGCGCCCGCCGTCGAACACGCGCCCACGCCCGCCGTGCCGTTGCCTTTCGCGAGAAAAATATCGGCGAGCACGAGCGTCGTGCCGGTTACGAGCATGACGCAGACGCCGACCAGAATCCCAAGCAGGCCCGTGTTCGCGATCACCGCGAAATCGAGGTTGTTGCCGAGCGCGAAAGCGAAGAACGGCACCATCACGGGCACGGCCGAACCAAAGAAGCGTCGCAGTTCGGGATCGAGATTGCCGAGCGCGAAGCCGATCAGAAACGGCAGCAGCGCGCCGAACAGCGTTGCATACGGAAAGCTCGCGAGGCCCGCAATGCCGAGCGTGACCATCGTCATGAACGGCCCCGATTCGAGCGACATCAGGCAGAACGCACCGGCTTCCTCTTTGGTGCCGTATTGCTGCATCAGCGCCATATAGAGGCCGCCGTTGGTCTCGTTCATCACGCAGATCACGGTCAGCGCGGAGAGGCCCGTGAGGAATCCGGACGTGATGCCGCCCGGCGGGAGGAAGTGCGAGGCGATCACGCCGGCAAGCGCGGCGGTCGCCACTTTGGTCACGACGAGCACGCCGCTTTTGCGCAGCACGACCGGCGTCGCCTTCAGGCTGATGCTCGCGCCCATACAGAAGAACCAGACGGCGAGAATCGGCAGCGTGCCGGTGATCAGCGCATTCGAAAACGAGCCGAGATATTTGCCCGCGTGCGGCGCGAACGTGTGCACGCACGCGCCGAGCAGCAGCGGAACCAGCATCAGTCCGCCGGGAATGCGGTCGATCGCTTGCTTGATCTTCATGCGGAGTGCTCCTCCACGAAACGGGTCGTGCCCGATCGGTTGTTATGGGTTGCGCCGCCGGGCGTCGTGCGCCCTACGCGATGCTGGACTGCAATTTAGCACCGACATGAAACAGCGTTCTAAAAATATTGGCGTTCCTGCGTCATCGTTTACACCTACGTAATGGATGTCTTCGGCATACCCATATTGCATCGGGCATTCACGCGGATTGGATGTGCATAAAGTGGCGTGCTAGAGCGTGAACAATTTCGGACCGATGTTCCGAAAATAATCGATTCATGCTCTAATGCGCGGCAGACGGCGCATGCCGCGATCCTTGTTCCGGATGGAGACAACCGATGGACGTTCGCCAAAGCATCCACAGCGAGCACGCGAAAACGCTCGATACCGCGGGGCTGCGCAAACAGTTTCTCGTCGAAAATATGTTCGAGCCGGATGCGCTGAAGCTCACGTATAGCCATATCGACCGCATCATCGTCGGCGGCGCGCTGCCGGTGTCGCGGCCGGTCGAGGTGTCGGCGTCGCTCGGCAAGGCGATCGGCGTCAACACTCTGCTCGAGCGGCGCGAACTCGGCGCGATCAATATCGGCGGCGCCGGATGGGTCGAGGTGGACGGCAAGCGCTTCGAGGTCGGCAACGAAGAAGCGTTGTATATCGGGCAGGGCGCGCAGTCGGTCACGTTCGGCAGCGTCGATGCGGCGCGGCCCGCGAAGTTCTATCTGAATTGTGCGCCCGCGCACACGTCGTATCCGACCCGCCGCATCACGCTCGCCGAAGCGTCGCCGGAAACCTTGGGCGACCCGAAGACGAGCAATCGCCGCACGATTCACAAGTTCATCGTGCCCGAGGTCGTACAGACCTGCCAGCTATCGATGGGCATGACAAAGCTCGAGGAAGGCAACCTCTGGAACACGATGCCGTGTCATACGCATGACCGCCGCATGGAGGTGTACTTCTACTTCAATCTTGCGGACGACGCGGCGGTCTTTCACATGATGGGCGAGCCGCACGAAACGCGGCACATTCTCGTGCACAACGAACAGGCCGTGATTTCACCAAGCTGGTCGATTCATTCCGGTGTCGGCACGCGCGCGTACACGTTTATCTGGGGGATGGTCGGCGAGAACCTCGTGTTCAAGGACATGGACCACGTCGCGGTCGCGGACCTGCGCTAACGGCGCGGTGAACGGAAGGACACGGATATGCAGACCGCGCCGCCGGTAACGACGCAGATGAGCACGCCAATCAGCGCGCCGATGAGCACGCCCATAAGCGCCAGCCTGTTCGATCTGACCGGCAAGGTCGCGATCGTGACGGGCAGCAACACGGGCCTTGGAGCGGGCATGGCAATCGCGCTCGCGCGGGCCGGCTGCGACATCGTCGGCGTTTATCACAGCGCGCCTGGCGATACGCCGGGCGTGATACGCGAAATCGGGCGGCGCTGTGTCGATGTGCAGGCGGATCTCGGCACGATCGAACCCGTCGCGCGCATCGTGCGCGAGGCGCTCGACGCGTACGGGCGCATCGATGTGCTGATCAATAACGCGGGCACGATTCGCCGCAACGACGCGCTCGATTTCACCGAAGCAGACTGGGACGCGGTAACCGGTGTCAACCTCAAGACCGTGTTCTTTCTCGCCCAGGCCGTCGCGCGGCAGTTCGTCGTGCAGAAGAGCGGCGGCAAGATTATCAATATCGCGTCGATGCTGTCGTTTCAGGGCGGCGTGCGCGTGTCGTCGTATACGGCCGCGAAAAGCGGCGTGCTCGGTCTGACACGCCTGCTCGCGAACGAATGGGCCGAACGCGGCATCAATGTCAATGCGATCGCGCCCGGCTATATGGCCACGCGCAATACGGAGCCGCTGCGCGACGATACACGCCGCAGCGGCGAAATCCTCGCGCGCATTCCCGCGGGCCGCTGGGGCGCACCCGGCGATCTCGCCGGGCCCGTCGTGTTTCTGGCTTCTGCCGCATCGGACTACGTGCACGGCCATACGCTTGCCGTCGACGGCGGGTGGCTCGGGCGCTGATCTCTTGTATTGGCCTGAATACGTCGCGCGCGCATGCAAAAGCGCTATCCTCTCGTTCCAGGGAGAATCAACGGATGATCAAACATGCGAGTGGCAGCGAGAAAGATTAAAGCCGACGAGAAAGTCGGCGATATCGCATTGGCCGGCGGCGCGGAACTCGCCGCGGACGGCGGCGGCGAACGCGGCGAATCGGTCGCGGCCGTCAACAAGGTGTTCGCCATCCTGCAAGCGCTCGGCGCAAATAGCGAAATCGGCATCAGCGAACTGTCGCAGCGTCTCGTGATGTCGAAGAGTACCGTGCACCGCTTCCTGCAGACACTCAAGAGCCTCGGCTATGTCGCGCAGGAAGAGGACACCGACCGCTATCGTCTGACCATCAAACTGTTCGAACTCGGTTCAAAGGCGCTTGAAAGTGTCGACCTCGTGCGCGAAGCCGATGTGCAGATGCGCCGTCTTTCGCAACTGACGCGCGAAGCGATTCACCTCGGCGCATTCGACGAAAACAGCATTGTTTATATCCACAAGATCGACGCCGACTACGACCTGCGCATGCAATCGCGCATCGGGCGGCGTAATCCGCTCTACAGCACGGCGATCGGCAAGGTGCTGCTTGCGTGGATGGAACCCGACGAGGCACGCAACGTGCTAGCACAAGTGGTGTTCCGCAAGTCGACGCAGAAGACACTGGCGTCGGCCGAAGCCGTGCTGAGCATTCTGCCGCATGTGCGTGAGCAAGGTTACGGCGAGGACAACGAAGAGCAGGAAGAAGGGCTGCAATGCATCGCGGTGCCAGTGTTCGAGCGGTTCGGGCGCGTGATCGCAGGGCTTTCGATTTCGTTTCCGAGCATGCGTTGCGGCGCCGATACGAAAGCGCATTATGTCGCGTTGCTAAAAGAGGCTGGGCGTGCGATTTCGGCACAACTGGGCTATCAGGACAGTGTTCGCGCACCGGATTGAGCATTGTGCAGGGTCCGTACGGTCACGCGCGCGCCTTAAAGTTGGGCTAACGTGGCGTCGCCCGCGTCGCTGCGGTGCATTGCGCAGCAGCGTACACTTCCTTGCAACTCGTCGGACGCAGTTAGGTCAATGGACGGTAGATTGATACGAACCGCACGGCGAACAGCGAGCCGACGGTTTTGTGCAGGAACGTCGTGTAAATATGCAAGGGTGGTGAAGGTCGTACAGTCTATTCGCTGTCGGCGCTGGCGCGGTGCAAGTGCCTGACAAGACCACGTCAGAATGCATAAACAGCTGAACAACAGCTGCTTTTTAGGTAACAACGCAAAAATGAACGGTGCATTAAGGCTCGATCAGGCGACGATCGTGCTTGTGGAAGACGACCCGCAGAATCGCGAGTCGCTCAAGAGTTTGCTGGAGTCCGAAGGCGCGCATGTGGTGGCGGTGTCGGATGCGGAGGAGGGAGTCGAAGCGGCGGTGCGTGTGATGCCCGACGCTGTCGTATGCGACATCGACTTGCCTGCGATGGACGGGTTCTATCTGATCCAGCGGTTACGCGATCACGAGATTCGCGGTGATCACGCGCCCGCGGTGGCGATTGCAATTACCGGCCATACCGACGAAGCCTACCGCTTGCGCAGCATTGGCGAGGGATTCCAACATTTCATGACGAAGCCGGCCCGTCCCGAGACGCTGGTGACGCTGTTGCACGACGCGATCGGCGCGCGTGCGGCGGGTTAGCTAGCGGACCGCAAGGCGCGCGCGTTTTCCACGCATTGCCACGCGCTTGCGACGCGTTCCCCACGCGTTTTGGCGCGTGCTCGCGCGCTTATTGCGTGATTTTGTGCCTGTTTTTGTGCCTGATTTCGTGCTGCGCGGATCGGCTGGCTTCAGTTGCCGGCGGCTTGCGCTGCCTGACATGCTGCGCACAGCCCCTTCAGCTCGATCTCTTCGCCCGCGAGACGGTAGCCTGCGTGCTCGACCTGCGCGATCAGCGCTTCGCGCAACTTCGGCTGATGCAGTTCAGCGACGCTGCCGCACTGCTGACACACCACGAGCATGCCGTGCTGGCATTGCGTCAGATCGTGGCAAACCGTGAATGCGTTGATCGACTCGATGCGGTGCACAAGCCCGGCCGCGAGCAGAAAATCCAGTGCGCGATACACCGTGGGCGGCGCCGAGCCAGGGTGAATCTGCCGCATGTCGTCGAGCAGCGAATAGGCTTTGGTCGCGCGCCCCGAGTTGAGCAACAGTTCGAGCACCTTGCGGCGGATCGGCGTGAGCTTTTCGCCGCGCTCGCGGCAATATTCGTCGGCAAGCGCGAGCGCCGCTTCGGCCGAAGCGGGATGGTGATGCCCGGTGTGCGCGGTATGCCCGGCGTGCCTGGTATGGGCGCGCGCGCGGACGGGCGCCGGTTTTTCGGCGACCGGCTTGTCGGCGGTCGCTAATGCCTTTGCGGTTTTCATGTGCAGATTATAAGGGGCCGGCGCGCGCGCGGATTCAGTCGAGTTTGACATCGAAGCCGCGCTGCACGGCGGGCCGCTCAAACATCATCCGATACCAGCGGTGCACGTTCGGGTAATCGGCGAGATCGACCTTATGGCGTTCGTGGCGCCACGCCCAGCCGAGAATCGCGAAATCCGCGACCGACAGATCGCCCGCCACATATTCGGTTTTGGCGAGGCGCGTGTCGAGCACCGAATAAAGCCGTCGCGTTTCCGCGGAAAAACGCTTGAATCCGTACGCGCGGTCGCTTTCCGATTGCAGCGCGGCGAAGTGATGCACCTGCCCCGGCATCGGTCCGAAACCGCCCATCTGCCACATCAGCCATTCGAGCACCGGTACGCGGTCGCGCAGGCTCTTCGGCAGGAATTTGCCGGTCTTTTCGCCGAGATAAAGCAGGATCGCGCCCGATTCGAACACACTGATCGGCTGCCCGTCCGGACCCTGCGGATCGACGATCGCCGGAATCTTGTTGTTCGGGCTGATGCGTAGGAATTCTTCCTGGAATTGCGCCTTGTTGCCGATGTCGATCGGCTTGACCGTGTATGGCAGTTCCATTTCCTCGAGCGCGACGCTGATCTTGCGTCCGTTCGGCGTGGCCCAGGCGTAGAGCGTGATTGTCATATCGTGGTGAGGCGGAAGCGATTCGATGTGTGGCCGATATGCGCGTGCTGTTATCTCGGGCACGCGCGGCGGCGCGTCACATCGTCATCAGGTGAGGGGGAAATCGATGTATTTGCGGAAACCCGAGCGTGCCGCGAGGCGCGAGTACCAGCGTTCGAGATTCGGCAGCGACGGCCGCTCGACACCTTCGAGGCCGAACCAGCGCTTCGCGTACGAACCGATCACGATGTCGGCGAGCGTGAATTTCTCGCCTTCGATATAGAAATGCTTTTGCAATTGCGCATCGAGCATCTTCCACAGGGCGCCGACCGCGGTGACGTCAGCGGCAAGCTTCGCGGTGTCGCGCTGTTCGGCCGGCGTGCGCACCACGGTGAGAAACACGGGCCGTTCGGCGGGCACGAGCATCGCGAGTGTCCAGTCCAGCCAGCGGTCGACGCTCGCGCGCGCTTTCGGGTCGTTCGGATAGAGGCTGCTCGTTGCGCCGTATTGCATCGCAAGATAGCGAAGAATGGCATGCGATTCCCACAGCACGTAGTCGCCGTCGATGAGGGTCGGAATACGGCCAGTCGGATTCATCGCGAGATAGTCGGGCGTGTCGTTGCGCCCGAATTGCAGGCCTGCATCGATGCGGTCGTACGGCAGCACGAGCTCGTCGCAGCACCACAAAACTTTCTGAACATTGACGGAATTGCTGCGTCCCCAGATTGTAATCACCGGCAAAATCCCTCTGCATGACAGGTTGGCAAGCCGCCCACACGCGCGGCGTTCAACGGTTAACGATACACGAAGCCGAATCATCCGACCGAAGGTCAAAATGGCCCGCCGCGTGTTCACCGTCGCGTTGGCAGTGCGACGCCGCTGCGTGCGCGCAGCGCTTTTGCCATGCGCATGACGTGCCTGGGTGGGGCTTGCGCGGTGGCTGTGCGGCGCTTGTGCCGGGCCTTTCCGGCATTGTCATCATAGGCATTGCGTACAATGAGCGGTCGCTGCGAAAGCCGCATCGACAACGCTTCACTTCTTTCTTCAACCGGTACACGCGTCACTGACCACGAGGCATTGCATGGCCCGCATCGTTCCCGACGACTGGAAGCACGTTGCCGCCGCCGGCGCCGCCGCGCGCGAAATCGAAACGCTGAGGCTGCTCGAAGAGGCGCTGCCGGCCGGCTACACGGTTTATCACGGCGTGCACTGGACGCGCGTCAACCAGGGCTTTTCGGTGTTCGGCGAAGCCGACTTCGTGATCGTCGCGCCGTCGGGGCGCGTGATGATCGTCGAACAGAAAACGGGCTTCCTGCGCGAAACGCCGAAGGGGCTCGTCAAGGCGTATCTGCAGACCGAACGCAATGTGGCGATCGCGCTGGCGCGTACGATCGAAGGCTTGCATCGGCGTTTCACCGCGGCCTTCGGCGCGGGCACCTACTTCATCGAGGAATTGCTGTACTGCCCCGATCATGCGGTAAAAGATGCGGCGATTGCCGGCGTCGACCCGGCGCGTATCGTCGACGCGACGCGCAAGGACCGGCTCGCGGCGATCATCCGCGAAGCGCTGCCTGCCGACGAGCCGCGTTTGCCATGCGCGGCAAAGATCCATCATTTCCTGTCCGACGAACTGTCGCTGACGCCCGATGCGAGCGCGCTGGTCGGCCAGGCGGGCACGCTCGTCACGCGGCTCGCGGGCGGCCTCGCAACATGGGCGCGGCGGCTGGAGTTCACGCCGTTTCGTCTGCGCGTGATCGGCACGGCCGGCTCGGGCAAGACGCAGCTCGCGGTGCAGGTGATGAACGACGCGGTCGCGCGCGGCCAGCGGCCGCTTTACGTGTGCTTCAACCGGCCGCTTGCCGATCACATTGCTCGCGTCGCGCCGCCCGAGGCGAAGGTCGCGAACTATCACCAGTTATGCGACTGGATCGCGCGCGACGCGGGCCGCGCGCCGGACTTCGCCGCGCCGGACGTCTTTGCGCAACTCGAAGCGGTCTTCGCGCAGACGCCGATCGACGCGCGCTGGCAATACGATGTGCTGATCGTCGACGAAGGGCAGGACTTCCGCGAAGCGTGGGTGCCGGCGCTCGAGCGCGTGCTGCGGCCGGGCGGCGCGTGGTGGTGGCTCGAAGATCCGCTGCAGAACCTGTATATGCGCGAGCCGGTCGCGCTGCCGGGCTGGACCGTGCTGAAGGAATCGACGAATTACCGCAGTCCGCGCGACATTCTCGACTATCTTCGCGACGTGGTCGGCGCATCGGTGCCGCACGCGGCGGAGCTGACCGCCGCGAGTCCGTTCGACGGCTCCGACATCGCGCTATCGACCTACGACGAAGCGCAAGCCGCCGACAGCTGTGTCGACGCGACCAAGCGCGCGATCACCCAGGCGCTTTCGCTCGGTTTTCGCAAGCAGGACATCGTCGTGCTGTCGTTTCGCGGACGCGAAGGCTCGGTGCTCGCGTCGCTCGATCAGCTGGGGCCGCACCGCGTGCGCAGCTTTACCGGCAAATACGATCTGTTCGGCAGCCCCGAGTACCGCGATGGCGACGTGCTGCTCGAATCGATCTATCGCTTCAAGGGGCAGGCCGCGCCGTGCGTGATTCTCTCGGAAGTCGACTTCGACGCGTTCGACGAACGCAGTGCGAGAAAGCTTTTCGTCGGCGCGACGCGCGCGACCATGAAGCTGATCGTCGTCGCGTCGCAGCGTGCCGCGCGGTATCTGCAGTTAGGCGCGGGTGGAGCAGGCGAAGCCGGGGAGACGGCCGCGCTCAACCCCAGCGCGACGCATTGACGAGCGTGCCCGAACGCGTCTGCGCGTCCCACCAGATGACGCGCAAGAGCGGCGCCGCCTGCGCGATGCGCAGCGCCTGTACCGGATCGCTTTCGATGAAATGCGTGACGCCGCAGCGCAACGCGGCGGCCGCCTTGTGCGCGGCGGCGCCGAGCGGCGTTTCGTCGTGCTTGTCGGGCACCCGCATCACGAGTTCGAGATGCCCGAAGCCATGGCGTTCGAGCCACGCACGCGTGCGTTCGAGGTCCGTCTGGGGCCGGCCTGTGATGACCGCGCGGACGTGCTGCAGGTCGATGCCGGGCAGCGCCTCGTACGGTTGCAGCGCATCGCGTTCGGCCAGCGCTGCGGCCAGGTCCGCGTCGTAGCGCGTGACCGGCACATCGGGCAGCAGAATGCCGTCGAGGTCGATTGCGTAGGACGCGTACTCGTGGTCATGCGACATCGTCTTCGCGGCGCCGGCTTCGACCTGCAGCCAGTCCTCGCGATAACCCTCGGTGTACGCCTGGCGCTCCCACGGAAACAGCGCGAAATAGCCGCTCGCATCGTTCGCGAAGTCGGGGCGGATGCGGCTCAGTTCGTCGAAGGCGCCTGTCAGCGTCTTGACGACGAGTCCATGCTGTTCGAGAAAAGCGATGCAGTCGACGAGCGTAAAGCCGCGGCCCGCAATGTCTTCGCATAACAGCACTTTCGAACCGGGCGCCGGCAGCGGCAGCGACGAATCCCACGTGACGTGGCGCGCGCGGCGGTCGTAGCTGAGGAACGCGACGGGCACGCCGACACTGTGCGACGCCATCAGCGCGAGGGGCGCGCCGCCGCGCAGGATGCCGATGGCGGCTGAAAACCCTTCTGCCAGCAAGGCTGGCTGCAACGATTCGATCCAGTGGTCGAGCTTTTCGTAAGTGAGCGGAAGAACGGGCTTTTTCATGGGCTGGCGTTCGGTTACGTTCAATGGCGCGAATTGACGTTGGAAGAGGGCCGATGGGTCGATACGCGTGAGCCGCCGGCGTGACGGCTTTTTCGGGATGGAGGCGATATTATGCATGCGGTTCACCGAATGCGCGCTTCGGATCGCGCTTCGCATGGGACGAGGCGTACGGTGAATCACCACAAACAACGGAAAAGAACAGGCCAGGTCATGCGGGAACAGGAAGGGAAATTGCGCGGGATTTTGCGCGGCTCAGCGGGCAACGCGGGGTACAACGCAGAGGACAGGACAGTGCGGCATTCGCGCAGCCGGGGGTTCACTGCAATACGTCACAAGCTGACATTTGCGATACTCGGATGCTGCGCGGCCGCGGCGGCCCATGCGACGCCGATGGCGCTCGATGTCACGGGCAAGATTTCCAATACGACGGATAGCGCGCACCGCGTGTTTCACTTTTCGGAAGCGCAGATTCTCGCGATGCCCGCGCACTCGATTTCGACCTCGACCTCATGGACGCCGAAATCGACCTTCACGGGCCCGTTGCTCGCGGATATCCTGAAAGAGGTGGGTGCGTACGGCGAGCGCATCGAAGTCCACACCTACGACGACTACACGTACACGTTACCGGTGTCGGACACCGATCGTTATGGTGTGATCGTCGCGTATAGCATGAACGGCAAGCGGCTCAAAATCAGCGATTTCGGACCGCTCTTCCTCATTTATCCGCGTGACGCGTACCCGGCGGAACTGACCGGCGCGGCTACGGATGCGAAATTCGTATGGCAGATCAAGGCTTTGATCATCAAGTGACGGGGCGGCCGGAGACGCAACGGCCGTCGATGCAGCCGGACTCAGCGCAGCCGTCGCCGCAGGCGTCGACACGCCGCGCGTCGCATCCGTGGCGGCGGCGCATCGTCTATGTGCTGATCTGGCTGACGGCGCTTGCCGCGCCGACCGCCGCGATCGGCTACCTGCTCTATGCGACGCTGCTGAGCCCGCGCGTGACACAGCTCGCGGAATCGTACGACGGCGTCTACTGGGACGCCGCGCAGCTGCAGATCGCCTATGCGCGGCTCGAAAGCCAGCTGCTGCAATACGAAACCGGCATCGACGGCGACTACGCGCAATTGAGGCTGCAATACCACGTGCTGCAGTCGAAGCTGCGCGTGATGGCCGGTTCGACGCGCCAGCTCGCCGCGCGCCAGCTTGCCGGGAAGGCGGCGCACACCGAAGAACAGCAGCGTGAGATCCAGACCCTGACCGACATGCTCGCCGCGCTCGAACCGACGCTCGATGCGTTGCCGCGCGACCCGATGCTCGCCGACAAGATCGTGCTCGAGCTGCGCCGCCATTGGGAAGAGATCAACCATCTCGCGCTGTCGCGCCGTACCTCGGAGGTGGCCAACCGCACGGCACTCAATACCGATTTTGTGGCGAAGCGGCGCATGCTGTTCGCGGCCGGTCTGGTGCTGCTGTTGCTGTCGGCGGCGGCGAGCGTGCAGCTCGTGGTCAACGCGCGGCGGCGCACGAAGCTCATCAGGCAGCAGCGCGCCGCGCTCGACGCCGAGCATCAGGCCACGCGCGCCGCGCGCGAAGCAAGCCTCGCGAAGGACGCGTTTCTCGGCATGATCAGCCACGAGCTGCGCACGCCGTTGCACGCGATCGTGTCGTCGATCGAACTGCTCGGTTTCAACTTCCACTCCGAGGCCGATCGCAAGGTGATCCGCCGTCTCGAAGTGGCCGCGCGCCAGCTCGAAACGCAGATGAAGGATCTGACCGACTACGCGCGCCTCGGCGCGGGCAAGCTCGAACTGCGCGACGAGCAGTTCGATCCGCGCGACCTGCTTGCGTCGGTCGTCGACGAAAGCGAGCCGGCCGCGAACGCGCGTGGTCTTGCGTTCGCGAGCAGCGCCGGCGGGGCCGTGGGCCTCGTCGAGTCGGACCCGCACCGGATTCGCCAGATCGTCACCAATCTTGTGACGAATGCGATCCGCTACACCGAAAAGGGCACGGTGACGCTGCGTTTCGAGCAGCGCAGCGACGCGCTCGTGATCGTGGTCGGCGATACCGGGCCCGGTGTGCCGAGTGCGCAGATTCCATTGATCTTCAAGGAGTTCACGCGCCTCGATGAATCGCGCGCGCGACGCTTCGACGGCGCGGGGATGGGGCTCGCGATCGTGCAGGGGCTCGTCGATCTGTTCGGCGGCGAGCTAGTAGTCGATAGCCGCGTGGGCCTCGGCTCGACCTTTACCGTCACGATTCCGGTGAAGCCGGTCGCGCCGCCGGCCGCGGCAAGCATCGCCGCGCGTGCGCAGCGGCGCACCGCGCGACCGCGCGTGCTGGTGGTGGACGATAACCAGCTCGTGCGCGAATCGCTATGCGAGATGGTCGAGCATATGGGATACGAAGGCGCGGCGGTCGGCGGCGTGGATGCGGCCTTCGCGTGGCTCGAGACGCAGCAGTGCGAACTGATCCTGCTCGACCTGCAGATGCCGGGCAAGGACGGCTATGCGTTCATCGGTGCATTCAATGCGGACGATGCGCGTGCGCGCAGCGTGCCGGTGATCGCTGTAACCGCTTACGCGCCTGAATTGCAGACGCACGGCGCCGCCCATCTTTTCTTCGACTGTCTGACGAAGCCCGTGCACTACGATGTGCTGCACGCCGCCGTGCATCGCGCGCTCGCCGCGCAAGGCAGTACGGCGGGCGGGGCGGCCACGGTGGCGTAACGTCAGCAGTGTCAGTCTCGCCGGGCTGCGATGGCGTAACGGCTAGCGCCGCAGCCGCTTCGACAGATCGGCCACCAGAATCGCCATCCGTGCAGGCTTCTCATAGCACGCGACATCGCATGCGCGCACGATCTCGCTGATGTCGGACTCGCTGGCCTTGCCCGTCAGCAGTTCACCGGTCAGCACGAAGATCGGCGCATCCGGGTTTTCCGACGCGCGCACCGCGCGAATCGCGTTGGCCGAAGTCTGATCGCCGAACAGCCAGTCGATCACGACGCCATCGAATACTTGTGTCTGCAACGATTCGTTGAACGCCGCGAGGCCGTAGATCGCGACGGCCGCGAAGCCGTTGCGCTCGAGGTAGTCGCGCAGATTGTCCGCCGAGACGTGGTCGTCGTCGACCACCGCGATCAG
The genomic region above belongs to Paraburkholderia edwinii and contains:
- the kdgT gene encoding 2-keto-3-deoxygluconate transporter translates to MKIKQAIDRIPGGLMLVPLLLGACVHTFAPHAGKYLGSFSNALITGTLPILAVWFFCMGASISLKATPVVLRKSGVLVVTKVATAALAGVIASHFLPPGGITSGFLTGLSALTVICVMNETNGGLYMALMQQYGTKEEAGAFCLMSLESGPFMTMVTLGIAGLASFPYATLFGALLPFLIGFALGNLDPELRRFFGSAVPVMVPFFAFALGNNLDFAVIANTGLLGILVGVCVMLVTGTTLVLADIFLAKGNGTAGVGACSTAGAAVAVPQIIAGIEPRYAAVAPAATALVATSVVVTALLTPIVTSLWARRWGVLSAKYRDAAYASRDARADSQTLDAQMERRPLEQ
- the kduI gene encoding 5-dehydro-4-deoxy-D-glucuronate isomerase; protein product: MDVRQSIHSEHAKTLDTAGLRKQFLVENMFEPDALKLTYSHIDRIIVGGALPVSRPVEVSASLGKAIGVNTLLERRELGAINIGGAGWVEVDGKRFEVGNEEALYIGQGAQSVTFGSVDAARPAKFYLNCAPAHTSYPTRRITLAEASPETLGDPKTSNRRTIHKFIVPEVVQTCQLSMGMTKLEEGNLWNTMPCHTHDRRMEVYFYFNLADDAAVFHMMGEPHETRHILVHNEQAVISPSWSIHSGVGTRAYTFIWGMVGENLVFKDMDHVAVADLR
- the kduD gene encoding 2-dehydro-3-deoxy-D-gluconate 5-dehydrogenase KduD; this encodes MSTPISAPMSTPISASLFDLTGKVAIVTGSNTGLGAGMAIALARAGCDIVGVYHSAPGDTPGVIREIGRRCVDVQADLGTIEPVARIVREALDAYGRIDVLINNAGTIRRNDALDFTEADWDAVTGVNLKTVFFLAQAVARQFVVQKSGGKIINIASMLSFQGGVRVSSYTAAKSGVLGLTRLLANEWAERGINVNAIAPGYMATRNTEPLRDDTRRSGEILARIPAGRWGAPGDLAGPVVFLASAASDYVHGHTLAVDGGWLGR
- the kdgR gene encoding DNA-binding transcriptional regulator KdgR, whose amino-acid sequence is MRVAARKIKADEKVGDIALAGGAELAADGGGERGESVAAVNKVFAILQALGANSEIGISELSQRLVMSKSTVHRFLQTLKSLGYVAQEEDTDRYRLTIKLFELGSKALESVDLVREADVQMRRLSQLTREAIHLGAFDENSIVYIHKIDADYDLRMQSRIGRRNPLYSTAIGKVLLAWMEPDEARNVLAQVVFRKSTQKTLASAEAVLSILPHVREQGYGEDNEEQEEGLQCIAVPVFERFGRVIAGLSISFPSMRCGADTKAHYVALLKEAGRAISAQLGYQDSVRAPD
- a CDS encoding response regulator, which translates into the protein MHKQLNNSCFLGNNAKMNGALRLDQATIVLVEDDPQNRESLKSLLESEGAHVVAVSDAEEGVEAAVRVMPDAVVCDIDLPAMDGFYLIQRLRDHEIRGDHAPAVAIAITGHTDEAYRLRSIGEGFQHFMTKPARPETLVTLLHDAIGARAAG
- a CDS encoding Fur family transcriptional regulator; this encodes MKTAKALATADKPVAEKPAPVRARAHTRHAGHTAHTGHHHPASAEAALALADEYCRERGEKLTPIRRKVLELLLNSGRATKAYSLLDDMRQIHPGSAPPTVYRALDFLLAAGLVHRIESINAFTVCHDLTQCQHGMLVVCQQCGSVAELHQPKLREALIAQVEHAGYRLAGEEIELKGLCAACQAAQAAGN
- a CDS encoding glutathione S-transferase family protein, with the protein product MTITLYAWATPNGRKISVALEEMELPYTVKPIDIGNKAQFQEEFLRISPNNKIPAIVDPQGPDGQPISVFESGAILLYLGEKTGKFLPKSLRDRVPVLEWLMWQMGGFGPMPGQVHHFAALQSESDRAYGFKRFSAETRRLYSVLDTRLAKTEYVAGDLSVADFAILGWAWRHERHKVDLADYPNVHRWYRMMFERPAVQRGFDVKLD
- a CDS encoding glutathione S-transferase family protein is translated as MITIWGRSNSVNVQKVLWCCDELVLPYDRIDAGLQFGRNDTPDYLAMNPTGRIPTLIDGDYVLWESHAILRYLAMQYGATSSLYPNDPKARASVDRWLDWTLAMLVPAERPVFLTVVRTPAEQRDTAKLAADVTAVGALWKMLDAQLQKHFYIEGEKFTLADIVIGSYAKRWFGLEGVERPSLPNLERWYSRLAARSGFRKYIDFPLT